In Theropithecus gelada isolate Dixy chromosome 13, Tgel_1.0, whole genome shotgun sequence, one DNA window encodes the following:
- the TMEM17 gene encoding transmembrane protein 17: MELPDPVRQRLGNFSRAVFTDSNRTGPEYSEGPENEMVSSLALQMSLYFNTYYFPLWWVSSIMMLHMKYSVLPDYYKFIVITVIILITLIEAIRLYLGYMGNLQEKVPELAGFWLLSLLLQLPLILFLLFNEGLTNLPLEKAIHIIFTLFLAFQVVAAFLTLRKMVNQLAVRFHLQDFDRLSANRGDMRRMRSCIEEI, from the exons ATGGAGCTGCCGGATCCGGTGCGCCAGCGGCTGGGAAACTTCAGCCGGGCTGTGTTCACTGATTCCAATCGGACCGGTCCGGAGTACAGTGAGGGTCCCG AAAATGAAATGGTCTCCAGTTTGGCATTGCAGATGTCACTTTATTTTAATACCTACTATTTCCCACTGTGGTGGGTGAGCAGCATTATGATGCTTCACATGAAG TATTCAGTCTTGCCTGATTACTACAAATTCATTGTGATCACTGTTATCATCCTAATAACCTTAATTGAAGCCATCCGGTTGTATCTGGGCTACATGGGTAACCTACAGGAAAAG GTTCCTGAGTTGGCTGGCTTTTGGCTTTTGAGCCTTCTATTGCAGTTACCTTTAATTCTTTTCTTGCTCTTTAATGAAGGCCTAACAAATCTGCCCTTGGAAAAAGCGATACATATCATCTTCACTCTCTTCCTTGCTTTCCAAGTTGTTGCAGCGTTTCTTACCTTAAGGAAAATGGTTAATCAGTTGGCAGTTCGTTTCCACCTCCAAGACTTTGACCGGCTCTCTGCAAACAGAGGAGACATGAGAAGGATGAGGTCATGTATAGAAGAGATCTGA